The Apus apus isolate bApuApu2 chromosome 20, bApuApu2.pri.cur, whole genome shotgun sequence genome includes a region encoding these proteins:
- the GABRD gene encoding gamma-aminobutyric acid receptor subunit delta isoform X3: MEFLTWVFPALVLLCTQQHRCIRAMNDIGDYIGSNIEISWLPNLDDLMKGYARNFRPGIGGPPVNVALAIEVASIDHISEVNMEYTMTVFLHQSWRDDRLSYNHTNETLGLDSRFVDKLWLPDTFIVNAKSAWFHDVTVENKLIRLQPDGVILYSIRITSTVACDMDLSKYPMDEQECMLDLESYGYSSEDIVYHWSENQDEIHGLDKLQLAQFTITNYQFTTEIMNFKSAGQFPRLSLHFHLRRNRGVYIIQSYVPSILLVAMSWVSFWISQSAVPARVSLGITTVLTMTTLMVSARSSLPRASAIKALDVYFWICYVFVFAALVEYAFAHFNADYMKKQKNKQKLKARRQSAEINVKNAIVLFSLSIAGVNQELAISNRQHRIPRRLPGSYGTIEIETGETKRQQLMRVDKKSGLKSLFKPIDADTIDIYARAVFPAAFAAVNVIYWVAYTM, translated from the exons AGCTATGAACGACATTGGAGATTACATAGGTTCCAACATTGAAATATCCTGGTTACCCAACCTGGATGATTTAATGAAAGGGTATGCAAGGAACTTCAGGCCTGGGATTGGAG gtccTCCTGTTAATGTTGCTCTTGCCATTGAAGTAGCCAGCATTGACCACATCTCAGAAGTGAACATG GAATACACCATGACGGTATTTTTGCACCAGAGCTGGCGAGATGACCGTCTGTCGTACAACCACACCAATGAAACTCTGGGCTTAGACAGTCGGTTTGTGGACAAGCTCTGGTTGCCAGATACTTTCATAGTAAATGCCAAGTCTGCCTGGTTCCATGATGTGACTGTGGAAAACAAACTTATCCGACTCCAGCCAGATGGAGTCATTTTATACAGCATCAG GATTACCTCAACAGTGGCCTGTGACATGGACCTTTCCAAGTATCCAATGGATGAGCAGGAATGCATGCTGGATTTGGAGAGCT ATGGTTACTCTTCAGAGGACATCGTCTACCACTGGTCAGAAAACCAGGATGAGATCCACGGGCTGGATAAGCTGCAGCTTGCTCAGTTCACAATTACCAATTACCAGTTCACAACAGAAATTATGAACTTCAAATCTG caggtcagtttCCCAGGCTCAGTCTCCACTTCCACCTCCGGCGAAATCGAGGCGTTTACATCATTCAGTCTTATGTTCCTTCCATCTTACTGGTGGCCATGTCATGGGTCTCCTTCTGGATCAGTCAGTCAGCTGTGCCTGCCCGAGTATCTCTAG GTATAACTACTGTCCTCACCATGACCACACTGATGGTCAGTGCCCGATCTTCACTCCCACGAGCTTCTGCCATCAAGGCACTTGATGTTTACTTCTGGATTTGCTACGTGTTTGTCTTTGCTGCGCTGGTGGAATATGCATTTGCACATTTCAATGCTGACTAcatgaagaagcaaaagaacAAGCAGAAGCTGAAGGCCAGAAGGCAGAGTGCAGAG atCAACGTGAAGAATGCCAttgttctgttttccctttccatAGCTGGTGTGAACCAGGAACTGGCCATTTCCAACAGGCAGCACCGAATTCCCAGACGCCTGCCTGGCTCGTATGGCACAATAGAAATAGAAACTGGAGAGACAAAACGGCAGCAGCTAATGAGAGTGGATAAAAAGAGTGGTCTGAAGTCCCTCTTTAAGCCCATTGATGCTGATACCATTGATATATATGCCAGAGCAGTGTTCCCAGCAGCCTTTGCAGCAGTCAATGTTATATACTGGGTTGCATacacaatgtaa
- the GABRD gene encoding gamma-aminobutyric acid receptor subunit delta isoform X4 → MNDIGDYIGSNIEISWLPNLDDLMKGYARNFRPGIGGPPVNVALAIEVASIDHISEVNMEYTMTVFLHQSWRDDRLSYNHTNETLGLDSRFVDKLWLPDTFIVNAKSAWFHDVTVENKLIRLQPDGVILYSIRITSTVACDMDLSKYPMDEQECMLDLESYGYSSEDIVYHWSENQDEIHGLDKLQLAQFTITNYQFTTEIMNFKSAGQFPRLSLHFHLRRNRGVYIIQSYVPSILLVAMSWVSFWISQSAVPARVSLGITTVLTMTTLMVSARSSLPRASAIKALDVYFWICYVFVFAALVEYAFAHFNADYMKKQKNKQKLKARRQSAEINVKNAIVLFSLSIAGVNQELAISNRQHRIPRRLPGSYGTIEIETGETKRQQLMRVDKKSGLKSLFKPIDADTIDIYARAVFPAAFAAVNVIYWVAYTM, encoded by the exons ATGAACGACATTGGAGATTACATAGGTTCCAACATTGAAATATCCTGGTTACCCAACCTGGATGATTTAATGAAAGGGTATGCAAGGAACTTCAGGCCTGGGATTGGAG gtccTCCTGTTAATGTTGCTCTTGCCATTGAAGTAGCCAGCATTGACCACATCTCAGAAGTGAACATG GAATACACCATGACGGTATTTTTGCACCAGAGCTGGCGAGATGACCGTCTGTCGTACAACCACACCAATGAAACTCTGGGCTTAGACAGTCGGTTTGTGGACAAGCTCTGGTTGCCAGATACTTTCATAGTAAATGCCAAGTCTGCCTGGTTCCATGATGTGACTGTGGAAAACAAACTTATCCGACTCCAGCCAGATGGAGTCATTTTATACAGCATCAG GATTACCTCAACAGTGGCCTGTGACATGGACCTTTCCAAGTATCCAATGGATGAGCAGGAATGCATGCTGGATTTGGAGAGCT ATGGTTACTCTTCAGAGGACATCGTCTACCACTGGTCAGAAAACCAGGATGAGATCCACGGGCTGGATAAGCTGCAGCTTGCTCAGTTCACAATTACCAATTACCAGTTCACAACAGAAATTATGAACTTCAAATCTG caggtcagtttCCCAGGCTCAGTCTCCACTTCCACCTCCGGCGAAATCGAGGCGTTTACATCATTCAGTCTTATGTTCCTTCCATCTTACTGGTGGCCATGTCATGGGTCTCCTTCTGGATCAGTCAGTCAGCTGTGCCTGCCCGAGTATCTCTAG GTATAACTACTGTCCTCACCATGACCACACTGATGGTCAGTGCCCGATCTTCACTCCCACGAGCTTCTGCCATCAAGGCACTTGATGTTTACTTCTGGATTTGCTACGTGTTTGTCTTTGCTGCGCTGGTGGAATATGCATTTGCACATTTCAATGCTGACTAcatgaagaagcaaaagaacAAGCAGAAGCTGAAGGCCAGAAGGCAGAGTGCAGAG atCAACGTGAAGAATGCCAttgttctgttttccctttccatAGCTGGTGTGAACCAGGAACTGGCCATTTCCAACAGGCAGCACCGAATTCCCAGACGCCTGCCTGGCTCGTATGGCACAATAGAAATAGAAACTGGAGAGACAAAACGGCAGCAGCTAATGAGAGTGGATAAAAAGAGTGGTCTGAAGTCCCTCTTTAAGCCCATTGATGCTGATACCATTGATATATATGCCAGAGCAGTGTTCCCAGCAGCCTTTGCAGCAGTCAATGTTATATACTGGGTTGCATacacaatgtaa